The DNA region TGCCCGGGCAGGCTTCCCGCGCTCATCAGCCGAATCTAGATATGTTACGATCGAGCTAATCTTGGTGTCTCGGAAACACTCCGACATAATTAGCTCATACGCGATATCTGGCCTTTCTAAACTGCTCATGACTCATGCAATGTCACGCAGACACGGCTTGGTGTTGCATCGTCTATCCGAACTTTGCGGGGGATCGGCACTCCGCGTTCCGTCGTCGGATAAGAGGTGGGACATACCCGTCGGAAATGTCACTTTCCAGCCCTCTTTGCCGAGTCTGGCATTTCTGTGAGGAATGGCCTGAGAAGCTCGAATTGAAGGGTCGCGTAGAAGTTCATTTTCTGACGCGTCAGTAATGAAAGAATAGCATCAACATTCGGATGAAGGCGTCAACTTGGGAAACACGTCTTGGGTTATCTGTGAAGCATGTGACGGAGATTGAAGCTGAAGAATCGGGGTGTGGGACTGGGCCTAGTACAGCCCGGTTGTAAGAAGCGGAGCACCCAACGGCTACTCGGATACCTAATGACCCCTGCCGGAAGGGCTTTAAGTATCTTGTCTTCTCCTAGAGCTTAGCGTACCTTCTGCTCTGCAATAGTCACGCTCCCTAGCACCTGAatcagccatcatgtcgttCCCCAAAGTTCCCCCAAGCGGAGTCTGGGCCCCCGCCATCACCTTCTTCGATCACAGCACCGACACGCTTGATACGGAATCACAGGCCAAGTACTACTCCTACCTGTCAAAGACTGGCCTTGCGGGACTCGTCGTTCTCGGAACCAACGCAGAAACATTTCTTCTCACCCGTGAAGAACGCAAGACTCTGCTGGAGACGGCTCGACAGGCATGCGGACCCTCCTAccccatcatggctggcgtAGGGGGCCACTCAACGAAACAAGTCTTCGAGTTCATCTCGGATGCGGCTGATGCTGGTGCCAACTACGTGTTGCTTCTACCTCCAGCATACTTTGGCAAGCAAACGACACCAGAAGTCATCAACAACTTCTTTGACGATGTTGCCAAAGAGAGCAAACTCCCTATCGTCATCTACAACTTTCCTGCAGTTTGCAATGGTATCGACCTCGACTCAGCAACCATTGCCGCTCTAGCGAAGAAGCATAGCAATATTGTTGGCGTAAAGCTAACATGCGGAGCTGTGGCCAAGATCACCCGGCTCGCCGCTGAGCTTCCGGCTGATCGATTCGCTACATATGGAGGACAGTCAGATTTCCTCATTGGAGGACTTGCTGCTGGCTCCATGGGCACTATTGCCGGCTTCGCCAATGTCTTTCCGAGAACCATTGTGCACATCTATAACCTGTATAAGGAGGGCAAGTATCAGGAAGCTATGGAGCTGCACAAGAGGGCTGCGCTCGCTGAACAGCCCTGCAAGGCTGGCATTGCGTCCGTCAAGTACGCGGCTTCTCTGAATACTGCAAAGGCGGCTGGCATTAAGGGGGCCCAGGAGAAGTTGAAGCCTAGACGGCCATACACTGAGCCCTCAGAGTCTGCCAAGAAGGTTATTGAGGCACAGATTGCGGATTTGGTGAGCATTGAGGCGGCACTGCAACCCAATGCGACTAATGGAAGCACCAATGGACACACTAACGGTGTAACAAATGGGAACTGAGTTGGAGCATTTTCTAGATGAATAGCGAGGGAGCAATAATTTGACTCCTTCCTTGGTATATCTTACACTTCAAACTCTTCACATTGTTGACATTGACGTCTATTAATCTTGCCAATTAGAATTATTGCCTAAAATAACCAGTTACTGCCCTAGTGTTggtcaagcttcttggcattAAAAGTGACTTTTAGGCTTCCTTGACCCTTTCATACCGATTCAGGGAGTGATCGGTAACGAACGGTCTATCCTTTAGGAGCAGGTCTTTGACACTGCTTTTCGCCAAGACGTTTTGGCACAGAGACCAAGGGAAAGCTGTCGAAGATAGGGTTATCAGGTCGAGCAACAATATCCATCTCTGCATGTACATCATCGAGCAAGTCGTAGTGTTCGTCACCAAGTACTCATTTCTGGGATATATACGCAAAAGGTCTTAATGGCTTCGCTGGAAGCGATGGTATCAGACTCAGCTTAACAAAAGTTATACTAATAGAATGTCATAACCAATTtccctcatctcatcaaatACAAGGGAAGAACCCATGTATTCGTGCCTCGCCATCGCAACGCCATGCAACAACGATTTTCATTCTCCCCAGTCACCAGTGTTGATATTTCTGTACAACCCATCACAGAACATGCTTGAACAGTGGCGATCGGTCACCCATCTCAAacagctcctcctcagtgtacttctccttggcctcgtcggcaaTCTTTGCCTTGTTGGCGTTTGCAACCTTGTAGCTCCACTCGAGGAGAAAGGCGACGATCAATCCACTAGCACCGAATGCCAAACTGAGGCCAAAACCAGTGTGGTacttgggcttctccttctcgaggtaCATGAAGCTGCCCACAATGCCACCAACATTGCCGACGCAGTTCATAAGGGCGATACCAATAGCTCGTCGGGAAGCAGGGGCAATGTTGTTCGCGTTCCAAGAAGCCGCCGCTGCTTGGATCGGGTAGATACCGATGACAGCGAGGACGACGGAAAAGTACGCCACGGCCTTCTTTGCTTCGAGGGCTCCGTTGAGGGAAAGGATGATGGAGTAGGCGGTCGTGACGATAGCCATGGGGATAACCACGAACGGCATTCGCCAGAAGAAACGGTCGGAGAACTTGGCGAAGGTGATGGCTGAGATAGCGGCAGCAACGTACGGGGGAGCGGAAGTAAGCTGAGCAGTGGTGTTGCTGAAgcccatggccttggtgatAGTTGGGAGAGTGAACTTGATGCCTGTTCCAAAAGATTAGCTTGTGCTCTCCTTGACCGTGTCCTGGGAAACCTACCGTAAGAAAGGGCAGACTGGCAGAGCAGGAAGTATGCCTGCACGTAAATTCTCCAGTTGGTGAGGACCATCTTGAGATCCTTCCACCTAaccttgttctcctcgtgGAAGCCACCTCCCTGCTTGATGAACATGGAAAGCTCAAGGTATCGAATCTCATCAGGCTCCAGCCAGCGCGTGGACAGGGCAGGCGTGTCGATGAGCAAGAAAAAGCAGGCAACGCCGAGAATAACGGTGGCAAGACCTTCAAGGATAAagatccatctccagcccTCGTATCCACCAACTCCGTCCATCTCAGCGATACCGGCAGCGAGCAGACCCGAGAAAGCACCAGAGAGGGCACTTGCGCAGTAGAAGTATGAGATTCGAGCCGAAAGGTCCTTGGGCATATACCAGTACGAGCAGAGATAGATGGCACCGGGGAAGAAACCGGCCCTGTTGATAGCCGTGTCAGCACAGAAATGGTGAGGGTTGGGGGTACTACTAACTCGAAAATGCCAAGCAAGATGCGTGTAGTCATGAGTCCGCCAAAGTTCTGGACCAAGCCAGTGCAGGTCATAATGATACCCCAGCTAAGAGTGAGGATACCGAGGTACATGGAAGGGCgcttgaacttcttgaggAGAATGTTGCTGGGGACTTCGAGGAGGACGTAAGGGATGAAGACTATGGCATCAGGTCAATATTTTCGTCCGAGACGcgccaaaaaaaaaaaaaaaaaaaggcgaCGATATCATGCCAATGGTCCTTACAAATGGAGAGAACAGTGTTGTACTGCACTCCCGACATGCCCAAGTCCTCAACCATGCCCTCAATCTTCGCGTTACCAATATTGGCACGGTCGATGTGGCAAATCAAGTACAGCGCTGCAAGCATGGGGACAAGGCGAACGTCAACCTTTCGGAAGACCTTCTttcgcttctcctcggggTAATTTGTGTAGAACTCAGCATCCTCTGGGTCCAGGCCAAAGACGCGAAAGCCGGCAAtgtcgatggcctcgggcGCATTCTCAAGGTGAGAGTGCTTGTCCATGACGTCAACGTCGCTCTTTTCGATTGAGCTCTTGGGAGCCATGGTGGTGGTCGCTGAGGAGAGTCACTACAAACAGACAGACaccttggagttgaagggaggagaggaagtgTCGCTGGTGGCCTGTTCGTCACCATCGATGGGGTCAAGCTAGATATTATAGCCAGAAGGCCTCTAGCAATATCCCTACTCAACGCCAGTACATGGCGGTGTCTTTACCCCAGACAACCCCAGACTTGGCAACCATTCCAAGTGGGCCAGTGACTCGAGAGTGCGGGGTTAGAGTTGAGGTTTCACCGACGCGGAAATGCTGACCAGGAGGTGAGTTTTGCGCCGTTGATCAGCCACACTCTTGTCGATCTGTGCTAACGGGCTTGCGGATAATGATCCAATCATGGCTTTATCCGCTACAGTATCCGCCATGTGCGGCAGACGTGTCCCCAACATCGGAGCACCACTGCGGTCAAAGGCCCCTTTTCCTTCAACGGCCTTGCGCAGATGACACGGAAACTAAATGACGGATACTACCCAACGGACTCTTAATCAACTCCCGTGATGAACCGCATTACTGAACTGGCGAGTGGTGCATTACCCCGCAAGAGGCAGTGAGGGACGGGAGCGATATTGCTATCGTTTTCCGGCCAAGACGAGAATAGGTCGACCACGTTTTAACATCTAGCCAATCCGCCATCATTTACAGTCCCCTGTAGCAATTCAAGCACTCAACCAATTTGTTTTTGCCCAAGAAATCATGTCTCAACGCAGTATTATCAAGGATGTTGTCATCACGCCGGTGGCATTCCATGACATGCCCCTGCTGAACAGTGTGGGTGTTCATGAACCATTTGCACTGCGCAGCATCATCGAGGTCATCACCGAAGAGCATTATGGCTTGGGTGAATCTTACGGAGATTCGACTCACTTGAGTCGTCTACAAAAGGCCGCCGAGCAGATCAAGGGCCTCTCAGTACACAACACAAACCTCATCTACAAGAAATGTGTCGAGTCTCTGACTGGTGACACAAGTACTGGGGGGGACGGCATGGCAGGCATGGTGACAACGGCCAGTGTTACCGATAAAGTCTTTTCCCCATTTGAAGTCGCCTGCTTTGACATCCAGGGCAAGCTGGCCGGTGTCCCTGTCAGTGACTTGCTGGGTGGACGTGTAAGAGACAATGTCCAATACTCGGCGTACCTCTTTTACAAGTGGGCGGGACACCCcggcgacgaagacgatgagtACGGTCCAGCTTTAGATCCTGCTGGAATTGTCAAGCAagcaaagaagatcatcGATGAGTATGGCTTCAAGGCTATCAAACTCAAGGGAGGTGTCTTTCCTCCGGCCCAGGAGGTTGAGGCCGTAAAGGCGTTGCATGCTGCATTCCCTGGTCTACCCTTGAGACTCGACCCCAACGCTGCATGGACTGTCGAGACGTCCAAATGGGtcgccaaggagcttgatggTATCGTCGAGTACTTGGAAGACCCCGCCCCGGAGATCGAAGGCATGGCAGCCGTGGCCAAAGAATCGCCCATGCCGCTGGCTACCAACATGGCCGTGGTGTCTTTTGACCATCTCGTCCCCTCCATTCAGCAGAACGCAGTCCAAGTGGTTCTTTCCGATCATCACTTCTGGGGCGGTCTTCGGAAATCACAAACATTGGCATCCATCTGCGCAACCTGGAAGATGGGCCTATCAATGCATTCCAATAGTCACCTGGGCATCTCACTTGCTGCCATGACACACCTGGCATCTGCAACCCCCAATCTCGACTATGCCTGTGATACTCACTGGCCGTGGAAGCGTCGTGACGAGGACGTCATCGTCGATGACAATCTCAAGTGGTCAGATGGTGGTGTGACTGTGCCCTCTTTGCCAGGACTGGGCGTTGAGCTTGACAGGGCGAAGCTGGCAAGGCTTCACCAGCAGTATCTCGACTGCGGCTTGCGGAAACGAGACGACACTACCTATATGAGGAAATTCCAGCCGGACTTTTCCGCCAAGATTCCCAAGTGGTGAGGCGATTGGTTGCTGTGTTGGCGAAGAGAATAGTTATTGGCAGTTGACTTAGTCTGAACATCCCTACCTATGTTAATAAACTGCTTTATACTTTAAATGCATATTATTCAAGCACGTGAGCCGTCGCTTGACGTCGATCACCCGAGAAGAAATGTCCGACATGAAGCATCACGTTTGTTACAAGGGTACAGTCAAGCAATGTGGCTGACGCAAGGTCAGACTGCAAGGTACCTGGTGAACATCACCTCTCGCTTAACACATAATCTCCAACGACATAGGATCAAGGCAATCATAACTAGGTAGCTAAGCATCTAAAATATAAGCTGTTAATCGAGTAATAGATCTCGATCTTAACCACAACACTACCGTGTAGGCCGGACTCACCGAAAGGAttgctcctctgcctctaATCCGAGCGGATTATTTTTACTCAATGGGATTACACCACAGGAAACACATGGCGGCACGTCATACATACAGACATGTAGGGTAGATTTGTTTGGTTTCTTGCATTGTTAACCGGAGGCCATCAGTGCTCGACCAAAAGTCCCCCCTGTACCAATCTTGCATCGGCATTTGTCGGTGTAAGCCCTCGTCAGCAAGATCAGGGCAACTCTCTGTGAGTGCCTTTTTAGTCAACTTGCAGTCTCCAGCTCAAGTTATCACCGTCTTGTGCAGATGAGAAACAGCACACAAAATACGTGAAAAATCTTGTTTCTCCAACCTTAAGGAGTCGGCAAGTGGGCAGGCAACGTTACCATCTGCCGCATCTAACTCGTAACGGCGAATTGTAGACCCCATTGGCATCCCCATAACCTGTCTAACAGCCACTCAGATGCTCAGAATGAAATATTTCCACGCGGTTAAAAGTGGAAAAGTGGAGGGCTAAGGTGATGGGATGAGACACGTTCGTGCCTAAACCGTCACCGGAAAAGCGGTACCTTTGTGCGTCAAAGAAGTCAGGACCTTGTCTCACCCTTGCTTACGACGACTGACATTGCGTCACTTTCCATCTGCAGACCACCTTAGGAGATGGCTTGGGCTGTGGTGCCATGAGGCCAACGGCAGCCTAGTCTTAGGATAACCTCACTTGTTCACATCTTGCTGACCGTGGTAATCTCGATGCTCCGCACACTAACTAATGTCCCTGTTCCTTTGCCCAAGGCTTTTCCCAAGCTGACATTACTTTGCGTGGCCGACACGTCAGCGATCCTGCCAACTGTCTAGCACTCTTTAGACCGGCGCTCCATTCTGCCTTGTAGAGATCCGTCTTACTCGTACTACTGTTTTTGAGATCCTCTAGACGAAGACATAACGGGTTTCTTCCTCCCAACGTCTCTCGTACGATCTAAATAAAGCGCTGGGGCACAAGAGGAGTTAGCCGCAAACCCACAGCCAAGAAATGGATTCTGCATCTCGGATTGTGAGACTAGGCTGACGCCCTGAGAATGAGGCACTTGTGGAGAGTTCCAGGGGCTCGGATAAAAATCTTACCTACGGGATTTATTCGCAAGCCGTGCTCTAATTGGAATCCATGGCGGGCCGGTAATGGCAACTCATGGGATCCTTGTGTGACAACATTTCGAGCTCCAAGAGACATCCCTGCCTTGACTTCAGACTCGTTCATCCTGCGAGCAGCCACATCGGATCCCACATGCTCTCCAGCGCTTACCCCTGTAATCTAGATCCGAAATGGAGCATCAAAGCAAACTCCGGAGCCGAAGACGAGGTTGTTGGGGACTCCACCAGAATCTCTGCGGCCGTCCTGACGGTCAGGGTGCCCTCTTTACCTGTTCCTGGTGACACTTCAGAGGGGTGGCAGTGCATTGAACCAAACACAGGCCCGGTATTGGTCCTGACAGGCGTGATGTTGCATCTAATCCAGGGAAAATTATGTCATGTTTTGACTTTGACGATACGACCTTGGGCTCGCTAATCCACTCTTCGATACCCGCGAAACAGTGGAGATGGGATCCAGCAACTTAGACCATGGTGCGACTGGTGCTGAAAAGACTCGAATCATGATTGCATCTGCGTCGAGGCAAGAGCCTGGTTCAGGGGCGTCCTAATACGAACAATGTCCTCTTGGCAGCTTGCCTTGCCTATCCTGGGTCggagctcagctcagcctggACGTGGTGATAACCTCATTTCGGCGCAACCGGATGCACTGGGCTAAATGGGGGAGCAGA from Fusarium keratoplasticum isolate Fu6.1 chromosome 12, whole genome shotgun sequence includes:
- a CDS encoding MR-MLE domain-containing protein; amino-acid sequence: MSQRSIIKDVVITPVAFHDMPLLNSVGVHEPFALRSIIEVITEEHYGLGESYGDSTHLSRLQKAAEQIKGLSVHNTNLIYKKCVESLTGDTSTGGDGMAGMVTTASVTDKVFSPFEVACFDIQGKLAGVPVSDLLGGRVRDNVQYSAYLFYKWAGHPGDEDDEYGPALDPAGIVKQAKKIIDEYGFKAIKLKGGVFPPAQEVEAVKALHAAFPGLPLRLDPNAAWTVETSKWVAKELDGIVEYLEDPAPEIEGMAAVAKESPMPLATNMAVVSFDHLVPSIQQNAVQVVLSDHHFWGGLRKSQTLASICATWKMGLSMHSNSHLGISLAAMTHLASATPNLDYACDTHWPWKRRDEDVIVDDNLKWSDGGVTVPSLPGLGVELDRAKLARLHQQYLDCGLRKRDDTTYMRKFQPDFSAKIPKW